The Peptococcaceae bacterium 1198_IL3148 nucleotide sequence TAAATAATTGATGCCTTGTTGATAATTGTCTCCGGTGAGCTCAAGTATTAACGTTCCTTCTTTTTCCGGATTGATGTGGCCTTTAATGATATTGACAACCAGATCATAATCCTTCACCAGATGATAAATAATGGGCTGGTCCGAGGTGTCGGCAGAAAAGCGTAAAATTATTTTCTTGGGGGACATAAAATACACTCCTTATAAGCGAATTTAAAGTCTAAACTAATCCTTTAGCGCTTTGGCCACTATGTTATCTTTAGCCGCTGGCAGTGGCTGAACCGGTTGTGTCAACTGGAAATCTCCTTTTATAATCCATTCTTTAAGCTCAGTGGCAATTTCTACTGCCATGGGATAACTGGACATGGGGGCAGTTTTAACCTTTTTGCCTTGAATAGTAATCTCTCCGGATTTTAAGTCAGCATAACTGGCATAACCGAGACATTCCCCGGTGCCGTTCGGATAGGCATCGCTGTAATCCACAATGGGGGCATATAACTCTTTGTCGGAACGGGAAACCCAACGCAATACTTCTTCGTTAAGGATTGGAATTGGTATGCCAATTCCCACTGACAAAGAACAGCCATAGCCTAACATACTTGCACCCCGAAGGTAGCGGGGATTCATTTGTTTTAAGTCGCCAATTACCGCCAGAGTACCGCCGCTGGGATGCAATTCCACCCCCGAGGCATTTTGCATAGCAGGAAAATGTTGTGTTCCATGCCAAGCCACATATCCTACCCCGCCACCCAAGAAAATACGGGTACCAATGCCAATGGTGATAAAATTGGGGTCCTTTAACAATGGACTCAGCTGACCCGATGTACTGTAATGGGCGTTACCCAGCTTAGGTTGTAGCATCCCCATATAAGTATAGATGGTTTTATCACTTAGGTTTACTGCACAGTTATAGTTTTGGTATGCATTTCTGGGGTTAAATAAAAACGCTTCATTAATATCATTAATGGTGATATCCGTTTCCAGCTCTCGGCGGGGATAGCAATCAGTGCCATAGGATTGGGCCTTTAATCGTACTTTATTTCCAGACACCAAGTCTTCAATCACATGTCCGCCACCATAAAGGAACTTGCCGGGATGATCATTATTCAGTGGGTCATCTTCCGCCGCCTCGGTGGCCCCAATGTAAGCATCAACCGCAGCAATACCGGCGTAAGCTGGCACATTATTCAGCCAAACCTTACTCATTCTCATCCGTGGTTTGCTGTGACCAAAATTAAGAAAAGCGCCAGAAGAACACATTGGCCCAAAGGTCCCGGTGGTAACAACGTCCACTTCTTTAGCGGCCTGGGTTGCTCCCTTCTCTTCCACTAAAGAAATAACTTCTTCTGCTGTTAACACCACCGCTTTACCGCTTTTAATTTTCTCATTAATTTCTTGATAGGTTTTCTCGACACCCATACTATGACCTCCCAAAACTTATTTAG carries:
- a CDS encoding homocysteine biosynthesis protein; its protein translation is MGVEKTYQEINEKIKSGKAVVLTAEEVISLVEEKGATQAAKEVDVVTTGTFGPMCSSGAFLNFGHSKPRMRMSKVWLNNVPAYAGIAAVDAYIGATEAAEDDPLNNDHPGKFLYGGGHVIEDLVSGNKVRLKAQSYGTDCYPRRELETDITINDINEAFLFNPRNAYQNYNCAVNLSDKTIYTYMGMLQPKLGNAHYSTSGQLSPLLKDPNFITIGIGTRIFLGGGVGYVAWHGTQHFPAMQNASGVELHPSGGTLAVIGDLKQMNPRYLRGASMLGYGCSLSVGIGIPIPILNEEVLRWVSRSDKELYAPIVDYSDAYPNGTGECLGYASYADLKSGEITIQGKKVKTAPMSSYPMAVEIATELKEWIIKGDFQLTQPVQPLPAAKDNIVAKALKD